In the Gossypium raimondii isolate GPD5lz chromosome 9, ASM2569854v1, whole genome shotgun sequence genome, one interval contains:
- the LOC105784739 gene encoding uncharacterized protein LOC105784739: protein MENNNSSEERPTVMVTNDDGIDAPGLRALVRVLISSNLFRVLVCAPASEQSAVSHSITWRHPVSVKQVDINGAIAYAVFGTPADCASLGISKELFSFVPDLVISGINMGSNCGYHVVYSGTVAGAREAFFNGIPAVSVSYDWVGGKSSVDDYTLAAEACLPIFRAILAEIKNKSYPLNGFLNIDLPTDIANHKGYKLTRQGKSIFKMGWEEVKSEGQGGKMLSTMEMESDSSARAEIDTATVAAGYRMFKRKVIRSVIDDVDTDKRSLQEGYITVTPLGAISPAETDCHSYFKEWLPSAVQQFSSSAL, encoded by the exons ATGGAGAATAATAATAGCTCCGAAGAAAGGCCGACGGTGATGGTGACGAACGACGACGGAATCGACGCCCCAGGACTCCGAGCTCTAGTTCGCGTCCTCATCTCCTCCAATCTATTTCGCGTCCTTGTTTGCGCTCCCGCTTC GGAGCAATCAGCTGTTAGTCATAGTATCACATGGCGTCACCCTGTTTCTGTAAAGCAAGTAGATATCAATGGAGCCATTGCTTATGCTGTTTTCG GAACCCCAGCTGATTGTGCTTCTTTGGGTATCTCAAAAGAACTCTTCTCTTTTGTTCCTGATCTG GTCATCAGTGGCATAAACATGGGCAGCAACTGTGGTTATCATGT TGTCTACTCTGGCACAGTTGCTGGTgctcgagaagccttcttcAATGGCATACCTGCTGTTTCTGTATCATATGATTG GGTTGGAGGTAAGAGCAGTGTTGATGACTATACGCTTGCTGCCGAGGCTTGCTTGCCAATCTTTAGGGCAATACTAGCTGAGATTAAGAATAAAAGTTATCCTCTAAATGGCTTTTTGAATATAGATCTCCCGACAGATATTGCCAACCACAAG GGGTATAAGTTGACCAGACAGGGTAAAAGTATATTCAAAATGGGGTGGGAGGAAGTTAAATCTGAGGGCCAAGGAGGAAAGATGTTATCCACAATGGAAATGGAGTCAGATTCATCAGCAAGGGCAGAAATTGATACAGCAACAGTAGCAGCAGGATACCGCATGTTCAAAAGAAAG GTTATTAGATCCGTAATTGATGATGTTGATACAGATAAGCGATCACTTCAGGAAGGATAC ATTACCGTAACTCCTCTTGGAGCCATTTCTCCGGCAGAGACTGATTGCCATTCTTACTTTAAAGAATGGCTACCAAGTGCAGTTCAACAGTTCTCTTCGTCAGCGTTATAA